A single Tenacibaculum sp. 190524A02b DNA region contains:
- a CDS encoding helix-turn-helix transcriptional regulator, with the protein MQKRDISYMDTSKRIQLIIKQLGLNNSSFAKRIGVSSTTIDGYTKGRRNPKGETIISQPNFDAIKKITETFNINAYFLLGLSEEMFNKNTNSLDSFSIEEIITYIFDKKAEFRNSTVYQLLMENELKEKVIEKLKEEKQKLLDSKNIKTN; encoded by the coding sequence ATGCAAAAACGTGATATTTCTTATATGGATACCAGTAAAAGAATACAGCTAATCATAAAACAATTAGGTTTAAACAACAGTAGCTTTGCAAAGAGGATTGGTGTATCTAGCACAACTATTGATGGATACACTAAAGGAAGAAGAAACCCAAAAGGAGAAACAATTATATCTCAGCCTAACTTTGATGCAATTAAAAAAATAACAGAAACGTTCAACATAAACGCATATTTTTTACTGGGGTTATCTGAAGAAATGTTCAACAAAAACACTAATAGTTTAGATAGTTTTTCTATAGAAGAGATCATAACTTATATTTTTGATAAAAAAGCAGAATTTAGAAATAGTACAGTTTATCAACTTCTAATGGAAAATGAGCTAAAAGAAAAAGTAATAGAAAAATTAAAAGAGGAAAAACAAAAACTTTTAGATAGTAAAAACATTAAAACTAATTAA
- a CDS encoding DUF3850 domain-containing protein, producing MNVHDLKIYPEHFNDVVKGTKKVEIRKNDRNFQVGDILYLNEYCPLEEKQSLEYVKVKVTHILHGGQFGLNQEYVAMSITLNL from the coding sequence ATGAATGTACATGATTTAAAAATTTACCCAGAGCATTTTAATGATGTAGTTAAGGGGACTAAAAAAGTTGAGATTAGAAAGAATGACAGGAACTTCCAAGTTGGAGATATTCTATATCTGAATGAGTATTGTCCGCTAGAAGAAAAACAATCATTGGAATATGTGAAAGTGAAAGTAACACACATTTTACATGGTGGTCAATTTGGGTTAAACCAAGAATATGTTGCTATGTCAATAACATTAAACCTGTAG
- a CDS encoding DNA cytosine methyltransferase, with product MKILNLYAGIGGNRKLWGDKHEITAIEYDAATADVYSSYFPNDNVIVTDAHKFLLDHYKEFDFIWSSPPCPTHSIMNTTKNGKGLKMEYPDMQLYQQVIFLQYWFKGKWVVENVVPYYEPLINPTKKIDRHYWWSNFPLGEFNYKRPFKMDTAKISDYEKYLGFDLSGFKLKNKIKNLRNCVNPKTGKYILNCAMGKTEKQNNNQVDIFDFIK from the coding sequence ATGAAAATATTGAACTTATACGCAGGAATAGGAGGAAATCGCAAGTTATGGGGTGATAAACATGAAATCACAGCTATAGAATATGATGCAGCAACAGCTGATGTATATAGTTCATATTTTCCTAATGATAATGTAATTGTAACTGATGCTCATAAGTTTCTCCTAGATCATTACAAAGAATTTGATTTTATATGGAGTTCTCCACCATGCCCAACTCATAGTATTATGAATACAACTAAAAACGGTAAAGGTTTAAAAATGGAATACCCGGATATGCAGCTTTATCAGCAAGTTATTTTCTTACAATATTGGTTTAAGGGTAAATGGGTTGTTGAAAATGTAGTTCCATATTATGAGCCTTTAATTAATCCAACAAAAAAAATAGATAGACATTATTGGTGGTCTAATTTCCCTCTAGGAGAATTTAATTATAAGAGACCATTTAAAATGGATACTGCAAAAATTTCAGATTACGAAAAGTATTTAGGTTTTGATTTATCCGGATTCAAACTGAAAAACAAAATAAAAAATCTAAGGAATTGCGTTAATCCAAAAACAGGGAAATACATTTTGAATTGTGCAATGGGTAAAACTGAAAAGCAGAATAATAACCAGGTCGATATTTTCGACTTTATAAAATAA
- a CDS encoding carboxypeptidase-like regulatory domain-containing protein — translation MKIKPLPAKEVTGTVIDNQTNKPFPAGLVNVYNTVTGKGTTAQADGSFTLSASPNDTIKISFVGYGTATLTGNQLPAKVTLKQQAEVLPEVVITANKPKKENWKWWVAGGVALLLLLSAKEDKESKKETPKA, via the coding sequence ATGAAAATAAAACCATTACCAGCAAAAGAAGTTACAGGAACTGTTATAGATAATCAAACTAACAAGCCATTTCCAGCAGGATTAGTAAACGTTTACAACACTGTAACTGGAAAAGGAACTACAGCACAGGCGGATGGATCGTTTACTTTGTCAGCTTCTCCAAATGACACTATTAAAATATCTTTTGTTGGCTATGGAACAGCCACTTTAACAGGTAATCAACTACCAGCAAAAGTAACGTTAAAACAGCAGGCTGAAGTGTTGCCCGAAGTTGTTATAACTGCTAATAAGCCAAAAAAGGAGAATTGGAAATGGTGGGTAGCTGGTGGAGTAGCTTTATTGCTGTTACTTTCAGCAAAAGAGGATAAAGAAAGTAAAAAAGAAACTCCAAAAGCTTAG
- a CDS encoding glycoside hydrolase family 108 protein: protein MASYEFFKASLEAAEGGYQKLVNDKGNYNSKGELVGTNHGVSAKFYETIIGRAPSEEDMRSLTKVEAHILFKNEFWDKISADEIQSQAVAEVVADHAINANPRVTAKIVQRVLNKYFGMNLSVDGAIGAKTLEAINSVNADKLFQYIAQARLDYYSRLKDYKYFAKSWTSRVYALGKKFGVEIKKKRR from the coding sequence ATGGCAAGCTATGAATTTTTTAAAGCCTCATTAGAAGCAGCTGAAGGAGGTTATCAAAAACTCGTGAATGATAAAGGTAACTATAATTCAAAAGGTGAATTAGTAGGAACTAATCACGGAGTTTCAGCAAAATTTTATGAAACTATTATCGGTAGAGCTCCGAGTGAGGAAGATATGAGAAGCTTAACAAAAGTGGAAGCTCACATTCTTTTTAAAAATGAGTTTTGGGATAAAATTTCCGCAGATGAAATCCAGAGTCAAGCGGTTGCGGAAGTTGTGGCAGATCATGCAATCAATGCTAACCCTAGAGTAACTGCTAAGATTGTTCAGCGTGTTTTAAATAAATATTTTGGAATGAATTTAAGTGTTGACGGTGCTATCGGTGCTAAAACTTTAGAGGCTATTAATTCGGTAAATGCTGATAAGCTATTCCAATACATTGCGCAGGCTCGTTTGGATTACTATAGTAGGTTAAAAGATTACAAATATTTTGCGAAAAGCTGGACAAGCCGAGTTTATGCGCTCGGTAAAAAATTTGGTGTAGAAATTAAAAAAAAAAGGAGATAG
- a CDS encoding ArdC family protein → MTTQKFQDLNGKEVSREVLENLVNEAKQENNIEVVYRVSQILLKNPESDSFEISVKQYPNALNAPKHSGDYKEALTECGRLKKGFRFENGKVFKVPGPKFKKGAKITFKNKQAVITRVQRTPKKNYLYNKENYLYSLKYVNGRKAVNIGESKLSTDVIKQGNQLQLALNGNKLEVSKEFLSGIDFINISDEDLQIGLGKYFAPSEVYSKITQKIIKRIKQAKGERWKKSWNGESILQGSTQRAIEGYLRPANFITKKPYKGLNNVLLLSAADEFQVFENPFFLTEKQVKKLKGEIKKGAKQHELIYYTNLYVFKEKKIVFKTYSRDKMEDYLIGKKIDVKFFNSYVSYIPILKMYLTYNGSDIDNIDFKLDEFTEIDKRKYGYISVKKVKERHERNPLAEAIIRNQPKPAIKVGFHKESAFYSPVSDSIKLPELNAFDSANAYYATLFHEYIHATGAKHRLNREFGKKFGDKQYAREELIAEIGAIFLCTQAGIIWQTHQNHEAYLNGWLSVLNYIEKDSTLILRASAQAQKAADYMLNIQSDGNPKFYKELEKEISKPKVKALAGNIEPVEIVKQVTQQLERFENPRPITPQIEIEEQEEHTNEIPVNQISEQKEVKPQITTTSNAPIPINPSNKRSSLAQKKVARANKKLEYYNIDNPEIAKLLGEVEIKEKESVVITLTGGQGSMKTRCAFRFMNTFGQKYKIGHVSKEEHPESSLYWNKVNEYLEGAALNNIDNPDINTAEQLDKIIKENDIIVIDSFAKMQEMFKGFEVDKDLRQKYNGKLFIVIFQQTSDGKMRGGTKSQYDADIVLYTEKFSDYRNNYVYADKNRYQSENLEDLKYNIFSGKIITPEKVEGTEVKEAVVNELYF, encoded by the coding sequence ATGACAACACAGAAATTTCAAGATTTAAACGGTAAAGAAGTTAGTAGAGAAGTATTGGAGAACTTAGTTAATGAAGCAAAACAAGAAAACAATATTGAAGTAGTTTACAGAGTGTCTCAAATACTGCTAAAAAATCCTGAATCAGATAGTTTTGAAATTTCTGTAAAGCAATACCCCAACGCCTTAAATGCTCCTAAACATTCAGGAGATTATAAAGAAGCTCTAACAGAATGCGGAAGATTGAAAAAAGGTTTTCGTTTTGAAAATGGAAAAGTTTTTAAAGTACCTGGTCCAAAATTTAAAAAAGGAGCTAAAATAACCTTCAAAAACAAACAAGCTGTTATAACTAGAGTGCAACGAACTCCTAAAAAAAATTACTTATACAATAAAGAAAATTATTTATATTCTTTGAAGTATGTTAACGGTAGAAAAGCAGTAAATATTGGAGAAAGTAAGTTAAGTACTGATGTCATCAAACAAGGTAATCAATTACAATTAGCATTAAATGGTAATAAGCTTGAAGTGTCTAAGGAATTTTTATCAGGAATTGACTTTATAAATATAAGTGATGAAGATTTACAAATAGGATTAGGAAAGTACTTTGCACCTAGTGAAGTTTATAGTAAAATTACTCAGAAGATAATTAAGAGAATAAAACAAGCAAAAGGGGAAAGGTGGAAAAAATCTTGGAATGGAGAATCTATATTACAAGGAAGTACCCAAAGAGCTATTGAAGGTTATTTACGTCCAGCAAATTTTATAACTAAGAAGCCTTATAAAGGCTTAAACAATGTATTGTTATTGTCTGCTGCCGATGAATTTCAAGTTTTTGAAAATCCATTTTTTTTAACTGAAAAACAAGTTAAAAAATTAAAAGGTGAAATAAAAAAAGGAGCAAAACAACACGAGTTAATTTATTACACCAATCTATATGTTTTTAAAGAAAAGAAGATAGTTTTTAAAACATATTCACGAGATAAAATGGAGGACTATTTAATAGGGAAGAAAATAGATGTAAAATTTTTCAACTCTTATGTAAGTTATATTCCTATTCTTAAAATGTACTTAACTTATAATGGTAGTGATATTGATAATATAGATTTTAAACTAGATGAATTTACTGAAATAGACAAAAGAAAATACGGTTATATTTCTGTAAAGAAAGTTAAAGAGAGACACGAAAGAAATCCTTTAGCGGAAGCAATTATACGAAATCAACCTAAACCAGCTATAAAAGTAGGTTTTCATAAAGAAAGTGCTTTTTATTCTCCAGTATCTGATAGTATAAAACTACCTGAATTAAACGCTTTTGATTCTGCAAACGCATATTATGCAACGTTGTTTCACGAGTATATCCATGCTACAGGGGCTAAACATCGATTAAATAGAGAGTTTGGAAAAAAGTTTGGAGATAAGCAATATGCAAGAGAAGAGTTAATAGCAGAGATTGGTGCAATTTTTTTATGTACACAAGCTGGTATAATTTGGCAAACACACCAAAATCACGAAGCTTATTTAAACGGTTGGCTTTCTGTTCTTAATTATATTGAAAAGGATAGCACTTTAATTTTGCGAGCTTCAGCACAAGCGCAAAAAGCAGCGGATTATATGTTAAATATCCAGTCAGACGGTAACCCAAAGTTTTATAAAGAATTAGAAAAAGAAATTTCTAAACCAAAAGTAAAAGCTTTAGCTGGAAACATTGAGCCTGTAGAAATAGTAAAACAAGTTACTCAACAATTAGAAAGGTTTGAAAATCCAAGACCGATAACCCCACAAATAGAAATCGAGGAACAGGAGGAACACACAAACGAAATTCCAGTAAATCAAATATCAGAACAAAAGGAGGTCAAACCACAAATTACAACTACTTCTAATGCACCAATACCAATAAACCCATCTAATAAAAGGAGTTCATTAGCGCAAAAAAAGGTCGCTAGAGCTAATAAAAAACTTGAATATTATAATATTGATAATCCTGAGATAGCCAAATTACTAGGTGAGGTGGAAATTAAAGAAAAGGAAAGTGTGGTAATTACTCTTACGGGTGGACAGGGTTCTATGAAAACGCGTTGTGCTTTTAGGTTTATGAATACGTTTGGGCAAAAATATAAAATAGGTCATGTAAGTAAAGAAGAGCATCCTGAAAGCTCACTTTATTGGAATAAAGTAAATGAATATTTAGAAGGAGCAGCTTTAAATAATATTGATAATCCTGATATAAACACAGCAGAGCAGCTGGATAAAATCATAAAAGAAAATGATATTATTGTTATTGACAGTTTTGCTAAAATGCAAGAAATGTTCAAAGGTTTTGAAGTTGATAAAGACTTACGTCAAAAATATAATGGTAAACTTTTTATTGTTATTTTCCAACAAACCTCAGACGGAAAAATGCGAGGCGGTACAAAATCGCAGTACGACGCAGATATAGTATTATACACTGAAAAGTTTTCAGATTACAGAAATAACTATGTGTATGCCGATAAGAATCGCTATCAATCAGAAAATTTAGAGGATTTAAAGTACAATATTTTTTCAGGTAAGATAATAACTCCTGAAAAAGTTGAGGGAACAGAGGTAAAAGAAGCGGTTGTAAACGAATTATACTTTTAA